The following are encoded in a window of Acidobacteriota bacterium genomic DNA:
- a CDS encoding putative Ig domain-containing protein, producing MQTDTRLSQSQSLFSGRTRRNAVRLSLILLVAAAGFLLSYPLTEARRGDGFRTTIGAPAVAKVVEVAVATITVNDLGDAISNNGKCTLREAIIAANTNTASGGAAGECVAGTAGIDNIVFNLGAGTPTINITSALPTITEPVTISGNTGGATRVELNGSGAGANVNGLTISAGNSVIERLVINRFTGDGIRITGTGFNTVKGCILGLDSSGTIARANNVGLAIRASSNNTIGGTLLSDRNVISGNTTDGVLIMRQTTPSVVAASGNKIINSYIGPDVTGRFDLGNTGFGVNVSGGDASVIGGATNDQRNIISGNNGGGVHVGTTPATNNKIIGNYIGIDATGVFPLGNGVAGGGGTAPGVWIEDAPNNFVGGTVESNANGTLEGEFNFIKYNLQNGGVVVTGSSATGNSILHNYIYGNAGLGIDLGNNGVTGNDPFDPDSGPNNLQNAPVLSGVSSSSNSTTISGALDSVPFTSFRIEFFFSSQCDASGSGEGETYIGAVNMTTGLGSTGFSGTFNNFVAPAGTFLTATATRLSGPADTSEFSGCLLVPGGGPTTCDAVFNPPSANFRMTGGTASISVILAGGCGWTASSTLPWVMIQSGASGTGSGTVVINVAANSGAQRLGQITIAGKNYNISQEGPCTASLNPPVKNFTAAGGNAQVELITGSGCAWTVTKSPSDTWITINSATSGTGPTFVDFSVAPNTGTALRVGLIVIAGQNFAIIQDQPCGATIDPTSKMVSASSGNYSFALTIPAGCSWMATKTDSWITLTGATSGTGNGTVNYSVSANTGQQRSGVIMVAGKSHTVIQDGGCQPTFNPTTQMIGQSAGSHSFDVNIGSGCNWTPTTTDSWITITSGSKTGNGTVDYSVTANSGAQRIGRITVAGLDMAVVQDGACVYSLSETTKQFPVQGGTASVSVSVAGGCPWTAMSQTPWIVITSGASGSGNGTVNYLVATNGSGSQRSGIMKVAGTNFIVQQEGGCTYTVSPTTQNVPAAGGGFTTSVTTAGGCAWTASSNDSWITITSSLLPDRNGQLLDGRAPSAKNTIAGTGNGTVGYSVAANTGPPRTGTIFAAGEIVTVNQANGCPISVSPANLSAGQIGANYSQQLMQSGGSGAITWSVSSGSLPPGLTLNPGTGVLSGIPSVPATFGFTVRATDSTSCYGEMSYMVVINCQPLNITPTTISNGVAGTPYNQPLTLNGDSGVINWTISAGALPNGLFLNPSTGLLAGAPLVTGMFNFTVQATVNATGCFATRAYSMMIGCQTISVDQTSLNAATLGTPYTQTMTQTGGIGSITWSISGGSLPANLTLSPAGVISGTPNATGSFPVTLRATDANNCFGEKSFTLSVNCPSFTITPATLPQGTRGSGYSQQLSQTGATGSVTWTLFNSSLPANLMLSSSGLISGTPNTAGSFPITVRATDSSSGCFTDKTYMLVINCPTITVTPAMLPGGTVGTGYSQGLSQTGGVGSITWSVSTGSLPNGIGLNPASGLLSGTPTVSGTFTFTARATDGNNCFGETAYQVAIGCQTLSISPGTLSSIPIATQYNQQLTLNGAGGAIDWTISAGALPSGVTLNQTTGLLSGIPNTAGSFNFTVKATVQSSGCMVQQAYTLTVACPTINISPTTLNQANLGVPYNLQLTQTGGVGSIIWSVQTGTLPSNINLSANGLLAGTPVMSGNYPVTIRATDSNGCFGERNYTLVVGSCPTITVSPGTLPSGLINTNYSQQLSASGGAGNYSFTFSGNLPTGVTLSSGGLLSGTPGSVGAFNFIVTATDQSGCMAAKAYTLTICSLITVNPATLPSGVVGTNYSQNLTAVGGNAPYSFTFSGTLPAGLTLSNEGLLSGLPTQTGTFNFTVTATDTSSCTGSRSYSVVISPAGLQFYPLAHPVRMLDTRAGQSACDMPGAQIPGGTSRLQTAAGRTCDGITIPASARALTGNVTTVQSGGGFLTLYPSDAMQPTVANSNYQPNQILNNVFTVGLGADGAFKIFVTTNTDVVIDITGYYAPPGAGGLYFHPLPSPIRMLDTRAGQMACDMPGAPITGGVERIQQGRVFCSGITIPSSASALVGNATTVGPAAQGFLTLYPGNAATRPLAASSNYASGQTMNGPFAVGLAPDGTFKIYSSQTTDLVIDVLGYYSPDAVDLNGTGLLFNPLPRPVRMLETRAGFTGCYMLGVPLGAGSTRIQQARGVCDGMTVAATAKAIVGNATAVLPASNGFLTFWPSDAAQPGTANSNYQAGKVFNRHITVGLGADGAFKIFTSAMTDLVIDVSGYFAP from the coding sequence GGTCGTTGAAGTTGCCGTAGCGACGATTACGGTCAATGACCTGGGCGATGCCATTTCCAACAATGGCAAATGCACCCTGCGCGAAGCGATTATTGCCGCCAATACAAATACTGCCTCTGGCGGCGCAGCAGGTGAGTGTGTTGCTGGAACAGCAGGAATTGACAATATCGTTTTTAACCTCGGCGCGGGTACGCCCACTATCAATATCACATCCGCACTTCCGACCATTACTGAACCGGTGACCATCAGTGGAAATACCGGCGGAGCCACCCGCGTGGAATTGAACGGCTCCGGCGCAGGCGCGAATGTCAACGGTTTGACGATCAGCGCGGGCAACAGCGTCATCGAACGCTTGGTCATTAATCGCTTTACGGGCGACGGCATTCGCATCACCGGAACCGGCTTCAACACCGTCAAAGGCTGCATTCTCGGTTTGGATTCTTCCGGCACGATTGCGCGCGCCAACAATGTCGGTTTGGCAATTCGCGCTTCCTCCAACAACACGATTGGCGGCACGCTGCTTTCGGATCGCAATGTCATTTCCGGCAACACCACGGACGGCGTTTTGATTATGCGGCAAACGACCCCTTCGGTGGTTGCGGCCTCGGGTAACAAAATCATCAACAGCTACATTGGCCCGGATGTCACGGGCAGATTTGATCTGGGGAACACCGGATTTGGCGTCAATGTTTCGGGTGGTGATGCTTCCGTGATCGGCGGAGCGACAAATGACCAGCGCAACATCATTTCCGGAAACAATGGCGGCGGCGTGCACGTCGGCACAACGCCGGCGACCAACAACAAAATCATCGGCAACTACATCGGCATTGATGCCACCGGAGTATTTCCATTGGGCAATGGTGTAGCTGGAGGCGGAGGCACTGCTCCTGGCGTTTGGATTGAAGACGCGCCGAACAACTTTGTCGGCGGCACCGTTGAAAGCAATGCCAATGGCACCCTTGAAGGTGAATTCAACTTCATAAAATACAATCTGCAAAACGGCGGCGTTGTTGTTACGGGTTCATCGGCCACCGGCAATAGCATTCTGCATAACTACATTTATGGCAACGCCGGACTTGGCATTGATTTGGGGAACAATGGAGTCACCGGAAATGACCCCTTTGATCCTGATTCGGGGCCCAATAATTTACAGAACGCACCGGTTCTGAGCGGTGTTTCATCCAGCAGCAATTCGACGACTATCTCCGGCGCGCTTGACAGCGTGCCTTTCACCTCATTCCGGATAGAATTTTTCTTCAGCAGCCAATGTGATGCCAGCGGCAGTGGCGAAGGCGAAACGTATATTGGCGCGGTGAATATGACCACTGGTTTGGGGAGCACGGGATTCAGCGGGACCTTCAATAATTTTGTTGCTCCCGCTGGAACATTCCTGACGGCGACGGCAACCAGGCTGTCTGGACCCGCGGATACCTCTGAGTTTTCCGGGTGTTTGCTTGTTCCTGGTGGCGGGCCAACCACTTGTGATGCTGTCTTCAACCCGCCGTCTGCGAATTTTCGAATGACAGGCGGAACCGCATCCATCAGCGTGATTTTGGCCGGAGGCTGCGGCTGGACTGCCAGCAGCACTCTTCCATGGGTGATGATTCAATCGGGTGCAAGTGGCACGGGCAGTGGCACTGTCGTCATCAATGTCGCCGCCAACAGCGGAGCTCAGCGACTTGGACAGATCACCATCGCCGGGAAGAATTACAACATTTCGCAGGAAGGGCCGTGCACGGCTTCGCTCAATCCGCCCGTCAAAAATTTCACGGCTGCCGGTGGAAACGCGCAGGTCGAATTGATCACTGGATCAGGATGTGCGTGGACTGTCACAAAGAGCCCCAGCGATACCTGGATTACAATCAATTCGGCCACCAGCGGCACTGGGCCGACGTTTGTTGATTTTTCTGTCGCTCCTAACACAGGCACGGCGCTTCGTGTTGGATTGATTGTTATCGCCGGTCAAAATTTCGCCATTATTCAGGATCAGCCTTGCGGCGCAACAATAGATCCAACTTCAAAGATGGTATCCGCGAGTTCAGGCAACTACTCCTTCGCCCTCACCATACCGGCAGGCTGTAGCTGGATGGCCACAAAAACCGATTCCTGGATTACCTTGACCGGCGCAACCAGCGGCACAGGCAATGGCACGGTGAATTACTCCGTGTCGGCAAATACAGGCCAACAACGCAGTGGCGTGATTATGGTTGCTGGAAAATCGCATACTGTCATTCAAGATGGCGGTTGCCAGCCGACCTTCAACCCGACGACGCAGATGATCGGTCAAAGCGCCGGGAGTCATTCTTTCGATGTCAACATCGGTTCGGGATGCAACTGGACGCCAACAACGACCGATTCCTGGATCACCATTACATCGGGATCGAAAACCGGCAACGGCACTGTAGATTACTCGGTCACTGCCAACTCTGGGGCGCAACGAATCGGCAGGATTACGGTGGCGGGGCTGGATATGGCGGTTGTGCAGGATGGCGCGTGTGTCTATTCATTGTCTGAAACGACGAAACAGTTTCCGGTGCAGGGAGGAACCGCTTCGGTCAGTGTCAGTGTGGCGGGAGGATGCCCGTGGACGGCGATGTCGCAAACTCCGTGGATTGTCATTACTTCCGGAGCATCCGGGTCCGGCAATGGAACAGTGAATTATTTGGTGGCGACCAACGGCAGCGGTTCGCAGCGCAGCGGGATCATGAAGGTTGCGGGCACGAATTTTATCGTGCAGCAGGAAGGCGGCTGCACGTATACCGTTTCCCCAACAACGCAAAACGTTCCGGCTGCCGGTGGAGGCTTTACAACCTCCGTCACCACCGCCGGAGGCTGCGCCTGGACGGCATCCAGCAACGATTCCTGGATCACGATCACGTCCAGCCTGTTACCGGATCGCAACGGACAGCTTCTGGATGGCCGCGCTCCTTCGGCAAAAAATACAATTGCCGGAACTGGAAACGGCACTGTTGGATATAGTGTAGCGGCGAATACTGGCCCGCCACGCACTGGAACGATCTTTGCGGCTGGCGAGATAGTCACCGTGAATCAGGCCAATGGATGTCCAATCAGCGTCTCTCCAGCCAACCTGAGCGCCGGACAGATTGGGGCGAATTACAGCCAACAGCTCATGCAATCCGGTGGAAGCGGGGCCATCACCTGGTCTGTTTCCAGCGGTTCCTTGCCGCCCGGATTGACGCTGAATCCGGGCACAGGCGTTCTGTCTGGCATTCCGTCCGTGCCAGCTACGTTTGGGTTTACGGTCAGAGCTACTGATTCCACAAGCTGTTATGGCGAGATGTCTTATATGGTGGTAATTAACTGCCAACCGCTTAACATCACGCCAACCACCATCTCCAATGGAGTGGCCGGGACGCCTTACAATCAGCCACTGACCCTGAACGGTGACAGTGGGGTAATCAATTGGACGATTTCCGCAGGTGCATTGCCAAACGGTTTGTTTTTAAATCCGTCCACCGGTCTTTTGGCCGGTGCACCATTGGTGACGGGTATGTTCAACTTTACAGTCCAGGCAACGGTCAATGCGACCGGTTGTTTTGCGACGCGAGCGTATTCGATGATGATCGGTTGCCAGACGATCAGCGTGGATCAGACTTCGCTCAATGCCGCAACGCTTGGCACGCCTTATACCCAAACCATGACCCAGACCGGCGGTATTGGCAGCATTACCTGGAGCATCAGTGGCGGGTCGTTGCCGGCCAATTTGACGCTTTCTCCCGCTGGGGTCATTTCCGGCACGCCAAACGCGACAGGCAGCTTCCCGGTTACATTGCGGGCAACTGACGCCAATAATTGTTTTGGAGAGAAAAGCTTCACGCTGTCGGTGAATTGCCCAAGCTTTACCATCACGCCTGCAACGCTTCCACAAGGAACGCGAGGGTCAGGTTACAGCCAGCAACTTTCGCAAACCGGCGCGACGGGCAGCGTGACCTGGACGTTGTTCAATAGCTCCCTGCCTGCGAATTTGATGCTTTCATCGAGCGGACTGATTTCCGGCACGCCGAACACTGCGGGCAGTTTCCCCATCACAGTGCGCGCGACCGATTCCAGCAGCGGTTGCTTTACGGACAAAACATATATGCTGGTCATCAATTGCCCGACGATTACCGTTACTCCGGCAATGCTGCCGGGCGGAACCGTGGGAACAGGTTATTCCCAGGGACTTTCACAAACGGGCGGCGTGGGCTCAATTACCTGGAGCGTGAGCACGGGAAGTCTGCCAAATGGAATTGGGCTGAATCCGGCAAGTGGTCTTTTGTCTGGCACACCAACCGTATCCGGCACATTTACCTTCACGGCCAGAGCCACCGATGGAAACAACTGTTTTGGCGAAACCGCATATCAGGTGGCCATCGGATGTCAAACCTTGAGCATCAGTCCGGGAACACTCAGTTCAATTCCGATTGCGACGCAATACAATCAACAGCTCACGCTGAACGGCGCTGGCGGAGCCATTGATTGGACAATTTCTGCTGGTGCGCTGCCAAGCGGCGTCACCCTGAACCAGACCACCGGATTGCTGTCAGGTATTCCCAACACGGCTGGCTCATTCAACTTCACCGTCAAGGCCACCGTGCAATCAAGCGGCTGCATGGTGCAGCAGGCATACACGCTGACCGTCGCTTGCCCGACGATCAACATTTCACCGACCACGCTTAACCAAGCGAATCTAGGCGTCCCCTACAACTTGCAGCTTACGCAGACAGGCGGCGTCGGCAGCATTATCTGGAGCGTGCAAACAGGGACATTGCCAAGCAATATCAACCTTTCGGCGAATGGACTGTTGGCGGGAACGCCAGTGATGTCAGGCAACTACCCGGTGACGATTCGAGCCACTGACAGCAATGGATGTTTTGGTGAGCGGAACTACACGTTGGTGGTCGGTTCCTGCCCGACGATCACCGTCTCGCCCGGCACATTGCCCAGCGGTTTGATCAACACCAATTACAGTCAACAACTGTCGGCATCGGGCGGCGCAGGGAATTACAGTTTCACTTTCAGCGGGAACCTGCCAACCGGCGTGACCTTGTCTTCTGGCGGGTTGCTGTCCGGGACGCCCGGCTCAGTGGGCGCATTTAACTTCATTGTGACGGCGACAGACCAAAGTGGTTGCATGGCGGCGAAAGCGTATACGCTGACGATTTGTTCTCTGATCACAGTCAACCCCGCCACGTTGCCGAGCGGAGTCGTGGGCACAAACTACAGCCAGAACCTGACTGCGGTTGGCGGAAACGCGCCTTACAGCTTTACGTTCAGCGGGACGTTGCCGGCGGGCTTGACGCTGTCGAATGAAGGATTGCTCTCTGGCCTGCCGACACAAACCGGCACCTTCAACTTCACGGTGACGGCGACGGATACCAGTTCCTGCACCGGCTCGCGCAGCTATTCTGTGGTCATCAGCCCGGCGGGATTGCAGTTTTATCCCTTGGCGCATCCGGTTCGCATGTTGGATACGCGCGCGGGCCAATCGGCTTGCGACATGCCGGGCGCGCAGATTCCCGGCGGCACGTCGCGGCTGCAAACGGCTGCGGGACGCACTTGCGACGGCATCACGATTCCGGCTTCGGCGCGCGCGCTGACCGGCAACGTGACGACGGTGCAATCGGGCGGCGGCTTCCTGACGCTTTACCCCAGCGACGCGATGCAACCGACGGTGGCCAATTCCAACTACCAGCCCAATCAAATTCTGAACAACGTGTTCACAGTGGGCCTGGGCGCAGACGGCGCGTTCAAGATTTTCGTGACGACGAACACGGATGTGGTGATTGACATCACGGGGTATTACGCGCCGCCGGGGGCTGGCGGGCTGTATTTCCATCCATTGCCGAGCCCGATTCGGATGCTGGACACGCGCGCAGGCCAGATGGCTTGTGATATGCCGGGCGCGCCGATCACAGGTGGCGTGGAGCGAATACAACAAGGCCGTGTGTTCTGTAGCGGAATTACGATTCCGTCGAGCGCGTCGGCGCTGGTTGGAAACGCGACGACGGTGGGGCCGGCCGCGCAAGGCTTTCTGACGCTGTATCCGGGCAACGCGGCAACGAGACCGCTGGCGGCGAGTTCGAACTATGCTTCGGGGCAAACGATGAACGGGCCGTTCGCAGTGGGCTTGGCGCCGGACGGGACATTTAAGATTTACTCGTCACAAACAACCGATCTGGTGATTGATGTGCTGGGGTATTACAGCCCTGACGCGGTTGATTTGAATGGAACCGGATTGCTCTTCAACCCGCTGCCGCGACCCGTTCGAATGCTGGAAACGCGAGCCGGATTTACCGGTTGTTACATGCTCGGCGTGCCGCTCGGAGCAGGTTCGACGCGAATCCAACAGGCTCGTGGCGTGTGCGACGGTATGACGGTTGCGGCGACTGCCAAGGCGATTGTCGGAAACGCAACGGCGGTCCTACCGGCAAGCAATGGTTTCCTGACCTTCTGGCCCAGCGATGCGGCGCAACCCGGGACGGCGAATTCAAATTATCAAGCCGGGAAAGTGTTCAATCGCCACATCACGGTTGGGCTGGGCGCGGATGGCGCGTTCAAGATTTTCACTTCCGCGATGACAGACCTGGTGATTGATGTTTCCGGATACTTCGCGCCTTGA